In a single window of the Phocoena sinus isolate mPhoSin1 chromosome 7, mPhoSin1.pri, whole genome shotgun sequence genome:
- the STK16 gene encoding serine/threonine-protein kinase 16 isoform X1 yields the protein MGHALCVCSRGTVIIDNKRYLFIQKLGEGGFSYVDLVEGLHDGQFYALKRILCHEQQDREEAQREADMHRLFHHPNILRLVAYCLRERGTKHEAWLLLPFFKRGTLWDEIEQLKDKGNFLTEEQILQLLLSICRGLEAIHAKGYAHRDLKPTNILLGDEGQPVLMDLGSMSQACIHVEGSRQALTLQDWAAQRCTISYRAPELFSVQSHCVIDERTDVWSLGCVLYAMMFGEGPYDMVFQKGDSVALAVQNQLSIPQSPRHSSALRQLLTLMMTVDPQQRPHIPFLLSQLEALQPPAQSQHTTQI from the exons ATGGGCCACGCGCTTTGTGTCTGCTCTCGGGGAACTGTCATCATTGACAATAAGCGCTACCTCTTCATCCAGaaactgggggaggg TGGGTTCAGCTATGTGGACCTAGTGGAGGGGTTGCATGATGGACAGTTCTACGCCCTGAAGCGAATCCTGTGTCATGAGCAGCAGGACCGGGAGGAGGCACAACGAGAAGCAGACATGCATCGCCTCTTCCATCACCCCAACATCCTTCGCCTTGTGGCTTATTGTCTGAGGGAGCGAGGCACTAAACATGAGGCCTGGCTGCTGCTACCCTTCTTCAAG AGAGGTACGCTATGGGACGAGATAGAACAGCTGAAGGACAAAGGCAACTTCTTGACTGAAGAGCAAATCCTTCAGCTGCTGCTGAGTATCTGCAGAGGCCTGGAGGCTATTCATGCCAAGGGTTATGCCCACAG GGACCTGAAACCCACCAATATCTTGCTTGGAGATGAGGGGCAGCCAGTTTTAATGGACTTGGGTTCCATGAGTCAAGCATGCATCCACGTGGAGGGCTCCCGCCAGGCTCTGACCCTCCAG GACTGGGCAGCCCAGCGGTGCACCATCTCCTACCGGGCCCCGGAGCTCTTTTCCGTGCAGAGCCACTGTGTCATCGATGAGCGGACTGATGTCTGG TCCCTAGGCTGTGTGCTATATGCCATGATGTTTGGGGAAGGCCCTTATGACATGGTGTTCCAGAAGGGTGACAGTGTGGCCCTTGCTGTGCAGAACCAACTAAGCATCCCGCAGAGCCCCAG GCATTCTTCAGCCTTGCGGCAGCTGCTAACCTTAATGATGACCGTGGACCCGCAGCAGCGCCCTCATATTCCTTTCCTCCTGAGTCAGTTGGAGGCATTGCAGCCCCCAGCTCAGAGCCAGCACACTACCCAAATCTGA
- the LOC116757159 gene encoding tubulin alpha-4A chain, which yields MRECISVHVGQAGVQMGNACWELYCLEHGIQPDGQMPSDKTIGGGDDSFTTFFCETGAGKHVPRAVFVDLEPTVIDEIRNGPYRQLFHPEQLITGKEDAANNYARGHYTIGKEIIDPVLDRIRKLSDQCTGLQGFLVFHSFGGGTGSGFTSLLMERLSVDYGKKSKLEFSIYPAPQVSTAVVEPYNSILTTHTTLEHSDCAFMVDNEAIYDICRRNLDIERPTYTNLNRLISQIVSSITASLRFDGALNVDLTEFQTNLVPYPRIHFPLATYAPVISAEKAYHEQLSVAEITNACFEPANQMVKCDPRHGKYMACCLLYRGDVVPKDVNAAIAAIKTKRSIQFVDWCPTGFKVGINYQPPTVVPGGDLAKVQRAVCMLSNTTAIAEAWARLDHKFDLMYAKRAFVHWYVGEGMEEGEFSEAREDMAALEKDYEEVGIDSYEDEDEGEE from the exons CGTGAATGCATCTCAGTCCATGTGGGGCAGGCAGGTGTTCAGATGGGCAATGCCTGTTGGGAGCTCTACTGTCTGGAACATGGGATTCAGCCAGATGGGCAGATGCCCAGTGACAAGACCATTGGTGGAGGGGACGACTCCTTCACCACCTTCTTCTGTGAAACCGGCGCTGGAAAGCATGTGCCCCGGGCAGTTTTTGTGGATTTGGAGCCCACCGTAATCg ATGAGATCCGAAATGGCCCATACCGACAGCTCTTCCACCCCGAGCAGCTCATCACTGGGAAAGAGGATGCTGCTAACAACTACGCTCGTGGTCACTATACCATTGGCAAGGAAATCATTGACCCTGTACTGGACCGAATCCGCAAGCTG TCTGATCAGTGCACAGGACTTCAGGGCTTCCTGGTGTTCCACAGCTTTGGAGGAGGCACTGGCTCTGGCTTCACCTCACTCCTGATGGAGCGGCTCTCTGTTGACTATGGCAAGAAATCCAAGCTGGAGTTCTCCATCTACCCAGCCCCGCAGGTGTCCACAGCCGTGGTGGAGCCCTATAACTCCATCCTGACCACCCACACCACCCTGGAGCACTCAGACTGTGCCTTCATGGTGGACAACGAAGCCATCTATGACATCTGCCGCCGCAACCTAGACATCGAGCGCCCGACATACACCAACCTCAACCGCCTCATCAGCCAGATCGTCTCCTCCATCACGGCCTCCCTGCGCTTCGACGGCGCCCTCAACGTGGACCTCACGGAGTTCCAGACCAACCTGGTGCCCTACCCTCGCATCCACTTCCCCCTGGCCACCTATGCGCCAGTCATCTCTGCAGAGAAAGCCTACCACGAGCAGCTGTCGGTGGCAGAGATCACCAATGCCTGCTTCGAGCCTGCCAACCAGATGGTGAAGTGTGATCCCCGTCACGGCAAGTACATGGCCTGCTGCCTGCTGTACCGTGGAGACGTGGTGCCCAAGGATGTCAACGCCGCCATCGCTGCCATCAAGACCAAGCGCAGTATTCAGTTCGTGGACTGGTGCCCCACGGGCTTCAAGGTTGGCATCAACTACCAGCCCCCCACTGTGGTGCCCGGGGGTGATCTGGCCAAGGTGCAGCGTGCCGTGTGCATGCTGAGCAACACGACCGCCATCGCTGAGGCCTGGGCCCGCCTGGACCACAAGTTCGACCTGATGTATGCCAAGAGGGCGTTTGTGCACTGGTACGTGGGCGAGGGCATGGAGGAGGGTGAGTTCTCCGAGGCCCGGGAGGATATGGCTGCCCTGGAGAAGGATTACGAGGAAGTAGGCATCGACTCctatgaggatgaggatgagggaGAAGAATAG
- the STK16 gene encoding serine/threonine-protein kinase 16 isoform X2, which yields MGHALCVCSRGTVIIDNKRYLFIQKLGEGGFSYVDLVEGLHDGQFYALKRILCHEQQDREEAQREADMHRLFHHPNILRLVAYCLRERGTKHEAWLLLPFFKRGTLWDEIEQLKDKGNFLTEEQILQLLLSICRGLEAIHAKGYAHRDLKPTNILLGDEGQPVLMDLGSMSQACIHVEGSRQALTLQSLGCVLYAMMFGEGPYDMVFQKGDSVALAVQNQLSIPQSPRHSSALRQLLTLMMTVDPQQRPHIPFLLSQLEALQPPAQSQHTTQI from the exons ATGGGCCACGCGCTTTGTGTCTGCTCTCGGGGAACTGTCATCATTGACAATAAGCGCTACCTCTTCATCCAGaaactgggggaggg TGGGTTCAGCTATGTGGACCTAGTGGAGGGGTTGCATGATGGACAGTTCTACGCCCTGAAGCGAATCCTGTGTCATGAGCAGCAGGACCGGGAGGAGGCACAACGAGAAGCAGACATGCATCGCCTCTTCCATCACCCCAACATCCTTCGCCTTGTGGCTTATTGTCTGAGGGAGCGAGGCACTAAACATGAGGCCTGGCTGCTGCTACCCTTCTTCAAG AGAGGTACGCTATGGGACGAGATAGAACAGCTGAAGGACAAAGGCAACTTCTTGACTGAAGAGCAAATCCTTCAGCTGCTGCTGAGTATCTGCAGAGGCCTGGAGGCTATTCATGCCAAGGGTTATGCCCACAG GGACCTGAAACCCACCAATATCTTGCTTGGAGATGAGGGGCAGCCAGTTTTAATGGACTTGGGTTCCATGAGTCAAGCATGCATCCACGTGGAGGGCTCCCGCCAGGCTCTGACCCTCCAG TCCCTAGGCTGTGTGCTATATGCCATGATGTTTGGGGAAGGCCCTTATGACATGGTGTTCCAGAAGGGTGACAGTGTGGCCCTTGCTGTGCAGAACCAACTAAGCATCCCGCAGAGCCCCAG GCATTCTTCAGCCTTGCGGCAGCTGCTAACCTTAATGATGACCGTGGACCCGCAGCAGCGCCCTCATATTCCTTTCCTCCTGAGTCAGTTGGAGGCATTGCAGCCCCCAGCTCAGAGCCAGCACACTACCCAAATCTGA
- the GLB1L gene encoding beta-galactosidase-1-like protein isoform X2, with product MAPQKLLCLPSLLLLLLTRLLPQAHTRSFVVDRDHDRFLLDGAPFRYVSGSLHYFRVPRVLWADRLFKMRMSGLNAIQFYVPWNYHEPEPGVYNFNASRDLFAFLKEATLANLLVILRPGPYICAEWEMGGLPAWLLRKPKIHLRTSDPDFLAAVDSWFKVLLPKIHPWLYHNGGNIISIQVENEYGSYGACDMSYMRHLAGLFRALLGDKILLFTTDGPEGLKCGSLRGLYTTIDFGPADNMTKIFALLRKYEPRGPLVNSEYYTGWLDYWGQNHSTRSVPAVTKGLENMLKLGASVNMYMFHGGTNFGYWNGADEKGRFLPITTSYDYDAPISEAGDPTPKLFAIRNVISKEVPLGPLPPPSPKMMLGPLSLHLDGNLLAFLDFLCPQGPIHSILPMTFEAVNQDHGYMLYRTYLTHTVSEPTQFWVPNNGVHDRAYVMVDGVFQGVLERNMKHNLFLTGKKGAKLDVLLENMGRLSFGSNSSDFKGLLEPPILGQTVLTQWLMFPLKVDNLVKWWFPNQLLKSSHPQTPSGPTFYSTTFPILDSGGDTFLFLPGWTKGQVWINGFNLGRYWTKRGPQQTLYVPRPLLFPRGALNKITLLELENVPLQPQIQFLDRPILNSTMHKTYIYSLSAEIASEPMELSGH from the exons ATGGCTCCCCAGAAGctgctctgccttccctccctgctGCTGCTACTCCTGACGCGGCTGCTGCCCCAG GCACACACTCGGTCGTTTGTAGTGGATCGGGATCATGACAGATTCCTCCTGGACGGGGCCCCGTTCCGCTACGTGTCTGGCAGCCTGCACTACTTTCGGGTACCACGGGTGCTTTGGGCAGACCGGCTTTTCAAGATGCGAATGAGTGGCCTCAACGCCATACAGTT TTATGTGCCCTGGAATTACCACGAGCCAGAGCCTGGGGTCTATAACTTTAATGCCAGCCGTGACCTCTTTGCATTTCTGAAAGAGGCAACTTTAGCAAACCTGTTGGTCATACTGAGACCAGGACCTTACATCTGTGCAGAGTGGGAGATG GGGGGTCTCCCAGCCTGGTTGCTTCGAAAACCTAAAATTCATCTGAGAACTTCAGATCCAG ACTTCCTTGCCGCAGTGGACTCCTGGTTCAAGGTCTTGCTGCCCAAGATACATCCATGGCTCTACCACAATGGAGGCAACATCATTAGCATTCAG GTGGAGAATGAATACGGTAGCTACGGGGCCTGCGACATGAGCTACATGAGACACCTGGCTGGGCTCTTCCGTGCACTGCTTGGAGACAAGATCTTGCTCTTCACCACAGATGGCCCTGAAGGCCTCAAATGTGGCTCCCTCCGGGGACTCTATACCACTATAGATTTTGGCCCAG CTGACAACATGACCAAAATCTTTGCCCTGCTTCGGAAGTATGAACCCCGCGGGCCATTG GTGAACTCTGAGTACTACACAGGCTGGCTGGATTACTGGGGCCAGAATCACTCCACACGCTCCGTACCAGCTGTAACCAAAGGACTAGAGAACATGCTAAAGTTGGGAGCCAGTGTGAACAT GTACATGTTCCATGGAGGTACCAACTTTGGATACTGGAATG GTGCTGATGAGAAGGGACGCTTTCTTCCAATTACTACCAGCTACGACTACGATGCACCCATATCTGAAGCAGGGGACCCCACACCTAAGCTTTTTGCTATCCGAAATGTCATCAGCAAG GAAGTTCCCTTGGGACCTTtacctccccccagccccaagaTGATGCTTGGACCTTTGAGCCTACACCTG GATGGGAATTTGCTGGCTTTCCTAGACTTCCTATGTCCCCAAGGGCCCATCCATTCAATCCTGCCAATGACCTTTGAGGCTGTCAACCAG GACCATGGGTATATGTTGTACCGGACCTATCTGACCCATACTGTTTCTGAGCCAACACAATTCTGGGTGCCAAACAATGGAGTCCATGATCGTGCCTATGTGATGGTGGATGGG GTGTTTCAGGGTGTTTTGGAACGAAACATGAAACACAACCTATTTTTGACGGGGAAAAAGGGGGCCAAACTGGATGTCTTGCTGGAGAACATGGGGAGGCTCAGTTTTGGGTCTAACAGCAGTGACTTCAAG GGCCTATTGGAGCCACCAATTCTGGGGCAAACGGTCCTTACCCAGTGGCTGATGTTCCCTCTGAAAGTTGATAATCTTGTAAAGTGGTGGTTTCCCAACCAGTTGCTGAAAAGCTCACATCCTCAAACTCCCTCTGGCCCCACCTTCTACTCTACAACCTTCCCAATTTTAGACTCAGGCGGGGACACATTTCTCTTTCTACCTGGATGGACCAAG ggccAAGTCTGGATCAATGGGTTTAACCTGGGCCGCTACTGGACAAAGAGGGGGCCACAACAGACCCTCTATGTGCCAAGACCCCTGCTGTTTCCTAGGGGAGCCCTCAACAAAATCACGTTGCTGGAGCTAGAAAATGTGCCTCTTCAGCCCCAAATCCAATTCCTGGATAGGCCTATCCTCAATAGCACTATGCATAAGACATACATCTATTCCCTCTCAGCTGAAATTGCCTCTGAACCAATGGAGTTAAGTGGGCACTGA
- the GLB1L gene encoding beta-galactosidase-1-like protein isoform X1, whose amino-acid sequence MAPQKLLCLPSLLLLLLTRLLPQAHTRSFVVDRDHDRFLLDGAPFRYVSGSLHYFRVPRVLWADRLFKMRMSGLNAIQFYVPWNYHEPEPGVYNFNASRDLFAFLKEATLANLLVILRPGPYICAEWEMGGLPAWLLRKPKIHLRTSDPDFLAAVDSWFKVLLPKIHPWLYHNGGNIISIQVENEYGSYGACDMSYMRHLAGLFRALLGDKILLFTTDGPEGLKCGSLRGLYTTIDFGPADNMTKIFALLRKYEPRGPLVNSEYYTGWLDYWGQNHSTRSVPAVTKGLENMLKLGASVNMYMFHGGTNFGYWNGADEKGRFLPITTSYDYDAPISEAGDPTPKLFAIRNVISKFQEVPLGPLPPPSPKMMLGPLSLHLDGNLLAFLDFLCPQGPIHSILPMTFEAVNQDHGYMLYRTYLTHTVSEPTQFWVPNNGVHDRAYVMVDGVFQGVLERNMKHNLFLTGKKGAKLDVLLENMGRLSFGSNSSDFKGLLEPPILGQTVLTQWLMFPLKVDNLVKWWFPNQLLKSSHPQTPSGPTFYSTTFPILDSGGDTFLFLPGWTKGQVWINGFNLGRYWTKRGPQQTLYVPRPLLFPRGALNKITLLELENVPLQPQIQFLDRPILNSTMHKTYIYSLSAEIASEPMELSGH is encoded by the exons ATGGCTCCCCAGAAGctgctctgccttccctccctgctGCTGCTACTCCTGACGCGGCTGCTGCCCCAG GCACACACTCGGTCGTTTGTAGTGGATCGGGATCATGACAGATTCCTCCTGGACGGGGCCCCGTTCCGCTACGTGTCTGGCAGCCTGCACTACTTTCGGGTACCACGGGTGCTTTGGGCAGACCGGCTTTTCAAGATGCGAATGAGTGGCCTCAACGCCATACAGTT TTATGTGCCCTGGAATTACCACGAGCCAGAGCCTGGGGTCTATAACTTTAATGCCAGCCGTGACCTCTTTGCATTTCTGAAAGAGGCAACTTTAGCAAACCTGTTGGTCATACTGAGACCAGGACCTTACATCTGTGCAGAGTGGGAGATG GGGGGTCTCCCAGCCTGGTTGCTTCGAAAACCTAAAATTCATCTGAGAACTTCAGATCCAG ACTTCCTTGCCGCAGTGGACTCCTGGTTCAAGGTCTTGCTGCCCAAGATACATCCATGGCTCTACCACAATGGAGGCAACATCATTAGCATTCAG GTGGAGAATGAATACGGTAGCTACGGGGCCTGCGACATGAGCTACATGAGACACCTGGCTGGGCTCTTCCGTGCACTGCTTGGAGACAAGATCTTGCTCTTCACCACAGATGGCCCTGAAGGCCTCAAATGTGGCTCCCTCCGGGGACTCTATACCACTATAGATTTTGGCCCAG CTGACAACATGACCAAAATCTTTGCCCTGCTTCGGAAGTATGAACCCCGCGGGCCATTG GTGAACTCTGAGTACTACACAGGCTGGCTGGATTACTGGGGCCAGAATCACTCCACACGCTCCGTACCAGCTGTAACCAAAGGACTAGAGAACATGCTAAAGTTGGGAGCCAGTGTGAACAT GTACATGTTCCATGGAGGTACCAACTTTGGATACTGGAATG GTGCTGATGAGAAGGGACGCTTTCTTCCAATTACTACCAGCTACGACTACGATGCACCCATATCTGAAGCAGGGGACCCCACACCTAAGCTTTTTGCTATCCGAAATGTCATCAGCAAG TTCCAGGAAGTTCCCTTGGGACCTTtacctccccccagccccaagaTGATGCTTGGACCTTTGAGCCTACACCTG GATGGGAATTTGCTGGCTTTCCTAGACTTCCTATGTCCCCAAGGGCCCATCCATTCAATCCTGCCAATGACCTTTGAGGCTGTCAACCAG GACCATGGGTATATGTTGTACCGGACCTATCTGACCCATACTGTTTCTGAGCCAACACAATTCTGGGTGCCAAACAATGGAGTCCATGATCGTGCCTATGTGATGGTGGATGGG GTGTTTCAGGGTGTTTTGGAACGAAACATGAAACACAACCTATTTTTGACGGGGAAAAAGGGGGCCAAACTGGATGTCTTGCTGGAGAACATGGGGAGGCTCAGTTTTGGGTCTAACAGCAGTGACTTCAAG GGCCTATTGGAGCCACCAATTCTGGGGCAAACGGTCCTTACCCAGTGGCTGATGTTCCCTCTGAAAGTTGATAATCTTGTAAAGTGGTGGTTTCCCAACCAGTTGCTGAAAAGCTCACATCCTCAAACTCCCTCTGGCCCCACCTTCTACTCTACAACCTTCCCAATTTTAGACTCAGGCGGGGACACATTTCTCTTTCTACCTGGATGGACCAAG ggccAAGTCTGGATCAATGGGTTTAACCTGGGCCGCTACTGGACAAAGAGGGGGCCACAACAGACCCTCTATGTGCCAAGACCCCTGCTGTTTCCTAGGGGAGCCCTCAACAAAATCACGTTGCTGGAGCTAGAAAATGTGCCTCTTCAGCCCCAAATCCAATTCCTGGATAGGCCTATCCTCAATAGCACTATGCATAAGACATACATCTATTCCCTCTCAGCTGAAATTGCCTCTGAACCAATGGAGTTAAGTGGGCACTGA
- the GLB1L gene encoding beta-galactosidase-1-like protein isoform X3, with protein sequence MAPQKLLCLPSLLLLLLTRLLPQAHTRSFVVDRDHDRFLLDGAPFRYVSGSLHYFRVPRVLWADRLFKMRMSGLNAIQFYVPWNYHEPEPGVYNFNASRDLFAFLKEATLANLLVILRPGPYICAEWEMGGLPAWLLRKPKIHLRTSDPDFLAAVDSWFKVLLPKIHPWLYHNGGNIISIQVENEYGSYGACDMSYMRHLAGLFRALLGDKILLFTTDGPEGLKCGSLRGLYTTIDFGPADNMTKIFALLRKYEPRGPLVNSEYYTGWLDYWGQNHSTRSVPAVTKGLENMLKLGASVNMYMFHGGTNFGYWNGADEKGRFLPITTSYDYDAPISEAGDPTPKLFAIRNVISKFQEVPLGPLPPPSPKMMLGPLSLHLDGNLLAFLDFLCPQGPIHSILPMTFEAVNQVFQGVLERNMKHNLFLTGKKGAKLDVLLENMGRLSFGSNSSDFKGLLEPPILGQTVLTQWLMFPLKVDNLVKWWFPNQLLKSSHPQTPSGPTFYSTTFPILDSGGDTFLFLPGWTKGQVWINGFNLGRYWTKRGPQQTLYVPRPLLFPRGALNKITLLELENVPLQPQIQFLDRPILNSTMHKTYIYSLSAEIASEPMELSGH encoded by the exons ATGGCTCCCCAGAAGctgctctgccttccctccctgctGCTGCTACTCCTGACGCGGCTGCTGCCCCAG GCACACACTCGGTCGTTTGTAGTGGATCGGGATCATGACAGATTCCTCCTGGACGGGGCCCCGTTCCGCTACGTGTCTGGCAGCCTGCACTACTTTCGGGTACCACGGGTGCTTTGGGCAGACCGGCTTTTCAAGATGCGAATGAGTGGCCTCAACGCCATACAGTT TTATGTGCCCTGGAATTACCACGAGCCAGAGCCTGGGGTCTATAACTTTAATGCCAGCCGTGACCTCTTTGCATTTCTGAAAGAGGCAACTTTAGCAAACCTGTTGGTCATACTGAGACCAGGACCTTACATCTGTGCAGAGTGGGAGATG GGGGGTCTCCCAGCCTGGTTGCTTCGAAAACCTAAAATTCATCTGAGAACTTCAGATCCAG ACTTCCTTGCCGCAGTGGACTCCTGGTTCAAGGTCTTGCTGCCCAAGATACATCCATGGCTCTACCACAATGGAGGCAACATCATTAGCATTCAG GTGGAGAATGAATACGGTAGCTACGGGGCCTGCGACATGAGCTACATGAGACACCTGGCTGGGCTCTTCCGTGCACTGCTTGGAGACAAGATCTTGCTCTTCACCACAGATGGCCCTGAAGGCCTCAAATGTGGCTCCCTCCGGGGACTCTATACCACTATAGATTTTGGCCCAG CTGACAACATGACCAAAATCTTTGCCCTGCTTCGGAAGTATGAACCCCGCGGGCCATTG GTGAACTCTGAGTACTACACAGGCTGGCTGGATTACTGGGGCCAGAATCACTCCACACGCTCCGTACCAGCTGTAACCAAAGGACTAGAGAACATGCTAAAGTTGGGAGCCAGTGTGAACAT GTACATGTTCCATGGAGGTACCAACTTTGGATACTGGAATG GTGCTGATGAGAAGGGACGCTTTCTTCCAATTACTACCAGCTACGACTACGATGCACCCATATCTGAAGCAGGGGACCCCACACCTAAGCTTTTTGCTATCCGAAATGTCATCAGCAAG TTCCAGGAAGTTCCCTTGGGACCTTtacctccccccagccccaagaTGATGCTTGGACCTTTGAGCCTACACCTG GATGGGAATTTGCTGGCTTTCCTAGACTTCCTATGTCCCCAAGGGCCCATCCATTCAATCCTGCCAATGACCTTTGAGGCTGTCAACCAG GTGTTTCAGGGTGTTTTGGAACGAAACATGAAACACAACCTATTTTTGACGGGGAAAAAGGGGGCCAAACTGGATGTCTTGCTGGAGAACATGGGGAGGCTCAGTTTTGGGTCTAACAGCAGTGACTTCAAG GGCCTATTGGAGCCACCAATTCTGGGGCAAACGGTCCTTACCCAGTGGCTGATGTTCCCTCTGAAAGTTGATAATCTTGTAAAGTGGTGGTTTCCCAACCAGTTGCTGAAAAGCTCACATCCTCAAACTCCCTCTGGCCCCACCTTCTACTCTACAACCTTCCCAATTTTAGACTCAGGCGGGGACACATTTCTCTTTCTACCTGGATGGACCAAG ggccAAGTCTGGATCAATGGGTTTAACCTGGGCCGCTACTGGACAAAGAGGGGGCCACAACAGACCCTCTATGTGCCAAGACCCCTGCTGTTTCCTAGGGGAGCCCTCAACAAAATCACGTTGCTGGAGCTAGAAAATGTGCCTCTTCAGCCCCAAATCCAATTCCTGGATAGGCCTATCCTCAATAGCACTATGCATAAGACATACATCTATTCCCTCTCAGCTGAAATTGCCTCTGAACCAATGGAGTTAAGTGGGCACTGA